The segment ATATACAGTTATAGTTTTATGGATAATAATAGTTTTGAGTTTATAATGCGCCCTTTGCTCGAAGTGCTAACACTCAATCTGACTATTATTGCCCCAGATAACCCAGGCTGCTTATGAGGCCATAtaaggttaatagtcacatgacttatctcaCTGGGTACACATTTtcagctgggtgaacagagataAGTTTGAACAAACTGGCAACAGCTTACCGTAGCATCAAGGTTACCTATGGCTATTGATTTTATTAATATCAATATACATGGCCGATCACGACACATCGATATTTCGAGTAATCGATACAGTCGAGCATGTCTGCGACACCTTTAAACCAACATCGATGCATCATCTGTCACAAAGGAGTGGAGTGCAGGAGTGCCTTTTGTCCTGAGAGTTTACTAAGCGTCCATCAGAGAGTTTATTAAGTGACCACCGAAAACCCCCTTCACAAAAGCTGCGGCCGCCTCTTTTTCAGTTGTTTCATGTCTTGAATTCGCAAAGGCCATCTCACTGTGAGCAAAGATCGCATACGGTCACAGATACAACTGTTTTGTTAACAAAGACAAGTAACAGGAGCACTGTTTCTTTGAGTTGAATTCTTGTTGCCTGGCTGCCGACTTGAAATTGACCGCCAACCGCCTGTTTACCAACGTCAGGAGTTTGCAGATCTCTAGCTGGCCGCCATACTGTTCCATGACGTCACACAAGGTTTGTATAAAATAGGAACCATGCATTGTGTTCCGGTAGCTGAAATAACCTAGAATGGAAACAAAGAATATAATATTCAGTATGTATTACAAAGAATATCAGCAAAGACAGATGTGACATAGCTGAAGTCATGCTGAAGGcagggtaaaactaaattcactcaccatGCACCGTCGAATGAATGTACAGAAAGTCCACCTCGTATGGTAGGTTCTGGAACAGGTcttcatcatcgttgtcatctTCATCGTCATCACTTCCACTGAACACTGCAGCATCTGCGACATCATGTCCCTCGTCAACCTGATCGCCCTGACAAGCCTGTAACAACCAGGATTAATTTGAATATTCACCACATACTTATCTTCGCTGGATTTGACAGGGCACGGCTGTTAAGTCTATCTGGCATATTGTAAATGGGCCCGAACAGTTGATCTGGAGAATgtagaattacctcccttggtaaGCGATGGCCTGTCCCTGGAGGTAAGGTGAAGTTAGGGATAATGTGGCATGAAACACGATAACTACACTGACATATCCGTGCATGGAGCAGAGTGTGTgcctgtgcgtgcgtgcgtgcagtTTGTGAGTGATTGCTTGTTCTGATACAATTTTATACGTTGTAAGGTTGAGGCAAGGGCTTGGAGACTGGGTAGAGCAGTTCCATTTGGGGCTTTGTAATTTCCCACTGAGACATGTTATGTAGACACAATATTATATGAGTGCATACTAAGTGTACGACacgatattttcatattttgcctTGGGCATCGTATGAAAAGTATGAACCCAGATATTTTCGACCAGGTAGGTAATAAATCTCTGTATATCACATCTGGTGCTTGTACCACCCCTTATACGCTATGGCTTTGTGTAAGGGTTACAAACAGTTCAATCACTGGTGGATTTAGGAGCACATGATATCTAAACGGTGTGTGTTGTTCACATATGTGTGGTATTGTGTCATTCGATTGTCACCTTTATAGATATAGATGCACAGGTACttgtgtcattgcgaggattaaagatttttttttaatatgaaaattttgagatgaccctctatatatatatatatatatatatatatatatatatatatatatatatatatatatatatatagagagagagagagagagagagagagagagagagagagagagagagagagagagagagagagagagagagagaatgtatGACAGTCGAATGACACTGTGTATCTATCACGGCTTACATTGATGATGAATATCTTCGGTTTCCCAATCAGTGTGCGGCACCGTCCGCCGGCGAAGTACGATATGAGGGTCTTTATGTGAACTTTCCGCCCGTCCGTGCACGTCACGTGATCCTCCGAGCCGTGCGTCATGATGACGCAAACAAAACAGTCACGTTTGCTGTGGTCCGATGCGGCTTCTGAATCAGAAATAAAAGGACTGTCCTGTTTTACTTTGATCAGTATGCAACTAAGAATTTACACAACTGAACTATGGCGACAACcggtgaagatctgggttagaactgatcttcagcaaaccatgcttgttgtaaggcgactaatgggatcggatggccaTCTCACTGACtatgctgacacatgtcattgcatcccattttatgatcataatttcaatcagtggactgtctgactcgattacttacagactgccgtcatgtAGCTGGGAAATAgatgagtgcggtgttaaacaacaaaaaactaaAAGAGACGAAGGGATTACAAACATGAGTCACTCGGATGCACTTCCTGTACACAGTTACGAGGTCTTGTATACTCACTGGACATGAGACATGCCTGCAAAGTGTCCGCCGTGACGTCTTGGACCATGTCGACGTCAAATCCACGGCTGACAAGCGTATCCGTCATTCTGATGGCATCCACGTCGGTTCCCGTTCGGCAGGCTGTTGTCCTGAAGTTCTGGTTGCATATTATCAATGCCAAGCCACGCTCTTGGCGGTTCAGCTTGTACTTCACAGGACCGGAAGTGATCTCTCGGACATTTTCCGATGAGGTTCTTGCACCGGAACGCACGCTCTGACTTGGGGCGGATATCGTAGCCCTGGGGAGGGAAGCACAGCAGGTGTTTTACAAAGTGTTCACAATGCTTGTAATCTGCAAGACTGACGTTGTGGTGGCCTTGGTAAAGTCTATTTGCTCTAAAGAAAATTTGTtcatgggagataactcctcTGGCATTTTTTGCAGATTATGCTCTACCAACCAATCCAATGAAACTAATACGACCGGGACGCGTTGGTtgcatgaaaacttgatatcagctATCATTATAATGCTTCTTTAAAAATTCATTACTGCCAGTAATTAGCCGATTTTCACATtgaaaaacatacagcaaataacgcgATTTCGCACTGAGTGCAAACTGGCGACATTTAAGATGAAGACTATTCTGGAAGGTTATGTAAActttgtctgagataatagtggatggtatcaaggaACAGGGAATTTCCCGCAGAATTCAATACTGTGCAATATATTTTCGCTActgatcgccgccatatagctgtgatattgcaaagtgcggcgtaaaactaaactcactgctAAAGCACCGCGCACGCTGAAGATTATAACACATGCATAATCACAACATACgatcacagacacacatgccGAAGGTTATAACACACGCATAATCACAACATACGATCACAGACACACATGTCGAAGGTTATAACACACGCATAATCACAACATACGATCACAGACGCACATGCCGAGGGTTATAACACACGCATAATCACAACATACgatcacagacacacatgccAAAGGTTATAACACACGCATAATCACAACATacgaacacagacacacatgccGAAGGTTATAACACACGCATAATCACAACATacgaacacagacacacatgccGAAGGTTATAACACACGCATAATCACAACATacgaacacagacacacatgccGAGGGTTATAACACACGCATAATCACAACATtcgaacacagacacacatgccGAGGGTTATAACACACGCATAACCACAACATacgaacacagacacacatgccGAAGGTTCAACTTACGGAGGAGCGTTGGTCCAGCTTGTGGCGTCAACCTCGTCAAAACCTAGTGAAGGGGTTGAAAAGTATGTTATTAACAAGCTAGTTCtcgaaaacatgaaatatacacatgatatAGCGTGTGAATCTTCCTTTGGGACAGCGGACCCTGACAACTGGTATTCCGGACCGTAGTGTGTAGATAGATACCATAGAATGTCTATCAGGTACTCGAGTTTCCATGTGGAAACATACTATTCATTCATCCGTTTCAAGGGAGTGCATTAGTTGCGTCATGCGTTGCGTccaaaaaaaaaccccgcaGGCAATACTTTTGTAATTTAGACAATATACTAGGTGAGACTTTTGAATGCGTTGCGATCCCATGCGATTTAGATAGGTGGGCCTCCTATTTTTGACGCAAAACAAATGAACTCTCATGAGGAATTCAGATTCTATGTGGAATTTGTAATGCCTGTGTGAAAAGAGAACAATGAACACGGAAGTAGGGCTGAATATTGCCCTCATTTTCATGTTGGGTTAACATATGAATAAAACGCAACAAACCCTTAAGTGGAGTGTTTAAATGAAGTATTGCAACAACGTTATGCGAACATAAT is part of the Haliotis asinina isolate JCU_RB_2024 chromosome 6, JCU_Hal_asi_v2, whole genome shotgun sequence genome and harbors:
- the LOC137287107 gene encoding caspase-3-like, whose protein sequence is MDDGGFDEVDATSWTNAPPATISAPSQSVRSGARTSSENVREITSGPVKYKLNRQERGLALIICNQNFRTTACRTGTDVDAIRMTDTLVSRGFDVDMVQDVTADTLQACLMSKAASDHSKRDCFVCVIMTHGSEDHVTCTDGRKVHIKTLISYFAGGRCRTLIGKPKIFIINACQGDQVDEGHDVADAAVFSGSDDDEDDNDDEDLFQNLPYEVDFLYIHSTVHGYFSYRNTMHGSYFIQTLCDVMEQYGGQLEICKLLTLVNRRLAVNFKSAARQQEFNSKKQCSCYLSLLTKQLYL